ATCGCGCTCTTCAGGTTACTGCTGGAACTAAGAAAGCTAACCGCATCAACAAAGCTGAAGCAGGTCACTTTGCTAAAGCTGGTGTTGAAGCTGGACGCACTCTAGTAGAATTCCGCCTAGAAGACAACGAAGGTGCCGATATTGAAGTAGGCAGTGAAATCACTGTTGAAATCTTTAACGACACTAAAAAGATTGATGTAACTGGTACATCAAAAGGTAAAGGTTTCCAAGGTGCTATCAAACGCTGGAACTTCAGTTCTCAGCGTATGACACACGGTAACTCTTTGTCACACCGTGCTCCTGGTTCAATTGGTCAAAACCAATCACCAGGTAAAGTATTCAAAGGCAAGAAAATGGCTGGTCAGCTTGGTAACAAGCAAGTGACTACTCAGTCTTTGGAAGTTGTACGTGTTGACGTAGAGAACGGCCTTATCCTAGTTAAAGGTGCCGTACCTGGCGCAACTGGCAACGATGTAATCGTAAAGCCAGCTGTTAAAGCGTAACGTCTGGGGAGTGAACTGATGGAATTAACATTGAAAGACGCGCAAAGCGCTCTTGAAGTATCCGAAGCGACCTTTGGACGTGAATTCAACGAAGCCCTGGTACACCAGGTAGTTGTAGCTTACGGTGCAGGTGCTCGTCAGGGTACAAAAGCGCAGAAAACTCGCGCTGAAGTTCGTGGTGGCGGTAAGAAGCCATGGCGTCAAAAAGGTACTGGCCGTGCGCGTGCTGGTACAATCCGTAGCCCAATTTGGGTTGGCGGTGGCCGTGCTTTCGCAGCTAAGCCTCGTGACTTTGACCAAAAAGTTAACAAGAAAATGTATCGCGGTGCGATCAAGAGCATCTTGT
The DNA window shown above is from Alteromonas sp. KC3 and carries:
- the rplC gene encoding 50S ribosomal protein L3, with product MAIGLVGRKVGMTRIFTEDGTSIPVTVIEATPNRVTQVRTEETDGYRALQVTAGTKKANRINKAEAGHFAKAGVEAGRTLVEFRLEDNEGADIEVGSEITVEIFNDTKKIDVTGTSKGKGFQGAIKRWNFSSQRMTHGNSLSHRAPGSIGQNQSPGKVFKGKKMAGQLGNKQVTTQSLEVVRVDVENGLILVKGAVPGATGNDVIVKPAVKA
- the rplD gene encoding 50S ribosomal protein L4 — encoded protein: MELTLKDAQSALEVSEATFGREFNEALVHQVVVAYGAGARQGTKAQKTRAEVRGGGKKPWRQKGTGRARAGTIRSPIWVGGGRAFAAKPRDFDQKVNKKMYRGAIKSILSELIRQDRLVVVEKFGVDAPKTKALISALNEYELNDVLIVTPEVDENLFLAARNLYKVDVRDVAGIDPVSLIAFEKVLMTADAVKQLEEALA